One Veillonellales bacterium DNA window includes the following coding sequences:
- a CDS encoding sodium ion-translocating decarboxylase subunit beta, whose translation FSGGKVNPLIGSAGVSAVPMAARVSQIVGQKANPGNFLLMHAMGPNVAGVIGTAVAAGTMLAMLK comes from the coding sequence ATTTCAGCGGCGGGAAGGTGAATCCGCTGATCGGCTCGGCAGGCGTGTCGGCAGTGCCGATGGCCGCCAGGGTCAGTCAGATCGTCGGGCAGAAAGCCAATCCCGGCAATTTCCTGCTGATGCATGCTATGGGACCGAACGTGGCCGGTGTTATCGGTACTGCTGTAGCCGCCGGCACCATGCTGGCAATGCTGAAATAA